From the Lolium rigidum isolate FL_2022 chromosome 2, APGP_CSIRO_Lrig_0.1, whole genome shotgun sequence genome, one window contains:
- the LOC124692554 gene encoding replication protein A 32 kDa subunit B-like: protein MPQQTTNTPERGSAITRTRGSQALLPLTVKQIMDASQTNDGFAVNGTEVSTVGAGCSTSAKIVQLCTSVKVRLVGRMLNKKQQVTDVTFVLDDGTGRIEMKRWDNETFDTEEMKLVKDGDYVIVIGGMKDFQGKRQVTAFSVRLVTNYNDITHHFLHCIYVHLDLARTKRSLSQPQVIANTSTRNQAPHTSYQAPTSSASGNTASRELSDLVMSVFLDPVLGNLEHGVSLDQVASRLNLSLGQTRSTVLDLVDLGNLYATIDDDHYKSTMNG from the exons ATGCCCCAGCAGACCACCAACACCCCGGAGCGTGGCAGCGCCATTACGAGG ACTCGCGGCTCGCAGGCACTGCTCCCGCTCACCGTGAAGCAGATCATGGACGCGTCCCAGACCAATGACGGTTTCGCTGTCAATGGCACAGAGGTATCAACG GTTGGGGCTGGCTGCAGTACAAGTGCAAAAATTGTGCAGTTATGTACTTCTGTAAAA GTTAGGCTTGTAGGACGCATGTTGAATAAGAAGCAGCAGGTCACAGATGTAACGTTTGTTCTTGATGATGGTACAGGCAGGATAGAAATGAAACGCTG GGACAATGAGACGTTTGACACTGAAGAAATGAAGTTAGTCAA GGATGGTGACTATGTTATTGTGATTGGTGGTATGAAAGACTTCCAAGGGAAGCGTCAAGTGACTGCTTTTTCCGTCCG GCTTGTTACCAACTACAAtgatataacacatcactttctgCACTGCATTTATGTGCATTTGGATCTCGCAAGGACTAAG AGGTCTTTGTCTCAGCCCCAAGTAATTGCTAATACATCAACTCGGAACCAAGCTCCACACACTAGTTATCAG GCCCCAACATCGTCTGCATCTGGAAATACTGCTAGCAGAGAGTTATCCGATTTGGTCATGAGTGTTTTTCTTGACCCAGTACTTGG AAACCTGGAGCATGGAGTAAGTCTTGATCAGGTCGCGAGTCGTCTCAATCTATCACTTGGACAGACCAG GTCGACTGTTCTAGATCTCGTTGATCTTGGCAACCTTTATGCAACTATCGATGACGACCATTACAAGTCTACCATGAATGGTTGA
- the LOC124692553 gene encoding replication protein A 32 kDa subunit B-like, whose translation MYGGGGQYEGGGGQYDGNGGAASANNLFGGGGFMPSQTTNTPEGGGGGGGFNKGRGSQTLMPLTVKQLMDASQTNDDKSSFAVNGWEVSTVRLVGRMLNKNERVTDVTFVLDDGTGRIEVNRWENETSDTEEMKLVNDGDYVIVNGGLKGFQGKRHVVAYSVRLVTNYNDITHHFLYCIYVHLDLAKAKRLASQPQANASTSTWNQAPLPNNQSASGNTAGKELTDLVMSVFHDPVLGNMEHGVSVDEVASRLKLSDAVARSTVQHLADIGNLYPTIDDNHFKSALNG comes from the exons ATGTACGGCGGAGGCGGCCAgtacgaaggcggcggcgggcagTACGACGGCAACGGCGGCGCCGCGAGCGCCAACAAcctcttcggcggcggcgggttcaTGCCCTCGCAGACCACCAACAccccggagggcggcggcggcggcggcggcttcaacAAG GGTCGCGGCTCGCAGACGCTGATGCCGCTCACCGTCAAGCAGCTCATGGACGCGTCCCAGACCAACGACGACAAGTCCAGCTTCGCCGTCAATGGCTGGGAGGTGTCCACG GTTAGGCTTGTAGGACGCATGCTGAATAAGAACGAGCGGGTCACAGATGTAACGTTTGTTCTTGATGATGGTACAGGCAGGATAGAAGTGAATCGCTG GGAAAATGAGACGTCTGACACTGAGGAAATGAAGCTAGTCAA CGATGGTGACTATGTTATTGTCAATGGTGGTCTGAAAGGCTTCCAAGGGAAGCGTCACGTGGTTGCTTATTCCGTGCG GCTTGTAACCAACTACAAtgatataacacatcactttctgTACTGCATTTATGTGCATCTGGATCTTGCCAAGGCTAAG AGGTTGGCGTCTCAGCCCCAAGCAAATGCTAGTACATCAACATGGAACCAAGCTCCACTTCCTAATAATCAG TCTGCATCTGGAAATACTGCTGGAAAAGAGTTAACTGATTTGGTCATGAGTGTGTTTCATGACCCAGTACTTGG AAACATGGAGCATGGAGTAAGTGTTGATGAGGTTGCTAGCCGTCTTAAACTATCAGATGCAGTGGCCAG GTCGACTGTTCAACATCTTGCTGATATTGGCAACCTTTATCCAACTATCGATGACAACCACTTCAAGTCTGCACTGAATGGTTGA